Genomic DNA from Candidatus Woesearchaeota archaeon:
TATCAGCCTTTTTTTGATTTGTTCCTGTGTGAAGCCTTTATTCAGAGTATCTGCAATATATCTTCTTAATTCAGCCTCCCTTTGAGTTTCAGCCCTCATCATCTCCTGCTGCAATAATCTTTGCCTTTCAGTAGCCATCTTTTTCTTCATCCCTTGCTGCTTATAGACAACAAAACCGCCTCCAGCTGCACCTCCTAATACAATCACAGCAAGTATTGCATAAAGCATCCATCCCTGCCACCACGGCTTTTTAATTTTAGTTGGCTGCTCTATTTGAGGCGGTGCAACAGTGCATGACTGCTGCTCAGAAGGCTTGCCCGCCATGTTGTTGCAGCTGTTTGCATCCCTGCATGTTCTTGTCTGCCTCCCTGATATGCATGTTAACCATATATCACATTGCCAGTTTGGAGTGCATGATGGCACAACTGCTTTTGTGCAAGTGCAGTCGGATTTACAATTAAGCCCTTTGCATGCCTGATTTTTTGTTCCATCGCATTCTTCTCCGGCATCAAGGGCATTATTCCCGCATTTTGGCGAGGGAGCAACTGCAATAATGTTTATAGAAATCTCATTTGACGGAACAGCCTCTATGTTGTCAGATGCTGTGAATATCACCCTTTCTGTTGTTGTCGTAGTTGTGGTTGAGTAGAAGCTGACTACACCGTTAACAATGATGACATTTACATTTGCGTTTGTTGTCGCTGAAAATGTAAGCGTATCGTCATCCGGGTCTGTGAAGTAATTATTCAGATTCATCACATTTGTTTTATTTCCTGTTATGGTCTGGTCAGGAACAGGCATTATAAGTATTGGGGGATTGTTGATGTAAGAAGCGCTTATATTCCATGCCTGAGAAATTTCTGCAATGCCGTCTGTTATTACCAGCTTTATTGTATGCATACCCGATGTGGCATTATACAGCAATGAAGATTCAGTTGAAAGCGTTGCAGTGTCGTCTTTCAGCCATTTCTGGCTCGGAGTTGTGCCGTCAGGATCATAGGCGCTGAAGTTAAAGAACAGCATTGTTCCTTTTGTCGTGTTTATTGTTGTATTTATCGGAGTGAAATTAGATATTACAGGCGGCCTGTTTGTTTCAACTATTGAAAATGACACGATTTCATAATCTGTCAGCTGGCCGTCTGAAACTGAAAAGTTAATTGAATAAGTTCCATTTTGAGCTGCTGTTGGCGTAAAGCTGATTGTGCCATTTGATATGCTGAATAATGCTGTATTCGCTGAGAATGTTAAAGGATTGTTCTCTTCATCTACTGCAGTTATTGTCTTATTAAATGGCTGCCTTATGATTGCTGTCAAAGAGCCTATTGGCGCTAATATTGGCGGATCATTTACAGCAGTTATTTTGACATTTACATTTGTCGAACTGCTCAATAAGCCATCTGAAACTGTAATCTTTACAGATTCATTAATTGGCAGGCTATAGTTGAGTGTCAGAATCTTGCCGTTTACCCTTATATAAGTTGAATTTGTTGTTATTGTCAACGGGTCATTGTTGATATCGCTTACATAAGATGTTAAATTCAATATCCATGGTGTGTTTTCATAGCCTTCTTGGTCTTGTATTGCTGAGATTGACGGCGGGCTGTTTGGAACAGAGCAGTTGATGCCATTCCAATATTTGCCGCTGTCCTGACATATCTGCTCTTTTGTCCTGGCATAATTATATACTTTCAATTCATCTATTATACCATTAACCTGGTATCTGGACAGATAATCTATTCCGAGGTATAGGTTATAGCCATAGGTGTTTAGGCCGCTGTTAACATCCCATTTTGTGGCATTGCTTTTCTTTAATGCGCCGTCTATATAAAGATCAATTCCTGTGTTATTGTCCCATGCAGCAGTTATGTAATGCAGCTCATTGGCTTTCCAGTCTGATATGCTTGTAGGTGCAGAAAGCTGCACTGGAAGGCCATTTTTAGTGCCGCCTTCAACATTGAACACTAAATCTGAGCCGATTTTAGACAAGCTCCACCTGTATTGGCCTGCTGCAGTTGAAACAATATTTGTGTCAAAGAACCAAACGAAACTTGCTATTGGATCATTTGCATTCCAATTTGTTTTGAACCAGAATGCTATTGTTCCTTCTTCATTGTTGAAGTTGTTCAGGGCAGCATAGTTTAAAACATCAGTGCTGTCAATTAGGATTCCCTGAGCTATTTTTCCATCTGCAAATGCTGTTCCTGTGTTTGCTGCTGGTGTTTCGCCATCTGTGCATATTGCTGTGTTATCAAAGCTACAGTTTAAGCATATACCATTTGGGCAGATTACTGATGGCACTGTTATGCATGAATCCCAGCATTGCTCTCCTGTGTAGCAGCTTGAATCCAGGGTTGAGTAACGGGTTCCCTGGCCCCGGGCAGATTCACAACAAGCCTTGTTTTGCTTTACACATTCGCTTACTTTGCAGCAAACATTTTGCGAGTAAACATTGCAGTCTCCTATATGCGCATTTGTATCGCCGGATATTGAAGCAAGGCATTCTGGGACAGACGGGCAGGTTGAGGCATAGCTGCATGTCAAGTCGCCAAAGCAGACATTAAAGTAATTATTGGTGATAACCCCTTTTTTCTCTACATGCGCATTTGTTGTTCCTGATAATCTGGCAAAAACATTGCCATTTTTGCAGGTTTGGCCAGATGACCTGACATCGCATAATTCTTGGGTATAACTAGAACCATCCCATGTACCTGCATGGCCGCCGCCAGTCGGGTTTGCTACCTTCAGAATAGTATTTGTATCTGAACAGGTTGTTATAAACGCCCGTCCTGTTGATCCAAAATCAAATATGTTTATTGCAGTGTATCCGAATATCAAGGCGAACAATATAACTAAAGCTATGTAATACAGCTGGCTTTTTAATCTTCGGTTTTTATTCATATTGTTGCATATAGCATTAAGTTATTTACGAGCAGGCTGATGCGCTTCTGTATAATTTTCCACTGTTGTCAACACACGCGTAAGCATTTCCCGATCCTACTAACCCTGTAATTTTCACATTTCCTGCAACTTCAAGTTTTTCTCCAGGTGTTGTTGTCCCGATGCCGACATTGCCTGAAGTGTCTACTGTGACAAATTTTGAAGCTTCTCTAACAATATATAATTTATCATCATTATACGTTGCAAGACGCCATTCATTAACAGTAGGCGATGTAAAAATAAGCTGATTAACTCCAACTACATAATTGTTGTCCATATAAAGGCTGCCTAATATCCTTGCTGGCCCATTTACATCTAATTTATATGCCGGGCTCGT
This window encodes:
- a CDS encoding LamG-like jellyroll fold domain-containing protein produces the protein MNKNRRLKSQLYYIALVILFALIFGYTAINIFDFGSTGRAFITTCSDTNTILKVANPTGGGHAGTWDGSSYTQELCDVRSSGQTCKNGNVFARLSGTTNAHVEKKGVITNNYFNVCFGDLTCSYASTCPSVPECLASISGDTNAHIGDCNVYSQNVCCKVSECVKQNKACCESARGQGTRYSTLDSSCYTGEQCWDSCITVPSVICPNGICLNCSFDNTAICTDGETPAANTGTAFADGKIAQGILIDSTDVLNYAALNNFNNEEGTIAFWFKTNWNANDPIASFVWFFDTNIVSTAAGQYRWSLSKIGSDLVFNVEGGTKNGLPVQLSAPTSISDWKANELHYITAAWDNNTGIDLYIDGALKKSNATKWDVNSGLNTYGYNLYLGIDYLSRYQVNGIIDELKVYNYARTKEQICQDSGKYWNGINCSVPNSPPSISAIQDQEGYENTPWILNLTSYVSDINNDPLTITTNSTYIRVNGKILTLNYSLPINESVKITVSDGLLSSSTNVNVKITAVNDPPILAPIGSLTAIIRQPFNKTITAVDEENNPLTFSANTALFSISNGTISFTPTAAQNGTYSINFSVSDGQLTDYEIVSFSIVETNRPPVISNFTPINTTINTTKGTMLFFNFSAYDPDGTTPSQKWLKDDTATLSTESSLLYNATSGMHTIKLVITDGIAEISQAWNISASYINNPPILIMPVPDQTITGNKTNVMNLNNYFTDPDDDTLTFSATTNANVNVIIVNGVVSFYSTTTTTTTERVIFTASDNIEAVPSNEISINIIAVAPSPKCGNNALDAGEECDGTKNQACKGLNCKSDCTCTKAVVPSCTPNWQCDIWLTCISGRQTRTCRDANSCNNMAGKPSEQQSCTVAPPQIEQPTKIKKPWWQGWMLYAILAVIVLGGAAGGGFVVYKQQGMKKKMATERQRLLQQEMMRAETQREAELRRYIADTLNKGFTQEQIKKRLIETGWSPAVVDRSIMAASPKKQMQSLLKLRPFEQVMQQKQEGRNEMFTQFEEKKEAEEIKPLPLKEKEIEKSKENEETFEKLGRLTKESSPFERLTKLKMKK